A single window of Eucalyptus grandis isolate ANBG69807.140 chromosome 1, ASM1654582v1, whole genome shotgun sequence DNA harbors:
- the LOC104433102 gene encoding fructose-1,6-bisphosphatase, chloroplastic — MARAVSTFSSHVLISRHLISNSILKLHNPKSPTTHSAAALRTRCEATQSTVTPQLGASTTTPAAKTKKKSSYEIENLTTWLLKQEQAGRIDAELTIVLSSISFACKQIASLLQRSSIVNLTGAQGTINVQGEDQKKLDVVSNEVFCNCLRSSGRTGIIASEEEDVPVAVEETYSGNYIVVFDPIDGSANIDTALTTGSIFGIYGPDEQCLIADEDESLPTLDQAKERCIISVCQPGSNLLAAGYCLYSSSVVFTLSIGNGVYAFTLDPAYGEFVLTHEDIKIPKTGKIFSFNEGNSDLWDGKLKSYLNHLRQPGSNGKPYSGRYIGCLVGEIHRMLLVGGIYGNPKNSNAKNGNLRLLYECAPMSYLVEQAGGKATDGIQRILDIKPEKIHQRTPIFIGSPDEVDKLQKYLA; from the exons atgGCTCGTGCAGTTTCGACCTTCTCCTCGCACGTCCTCATCTCTCGTCACTTGATCTCCAATTCGATTCTCAAGCTGCACAACCCGAAGTCGCCGACTACTCATTCTGCCGCCGCCTTACGCACACGATGCGAGGCCACACAGTCAACGGTGACACCGCAGCTCGGGGCTTCAACAACCACCCCAGCCgcgaagacgaagaagaagagcagcTACGAGATCGAGAACTTGACAACGTGGCTGTTGAAGCAGGAGCAGGCAGGCCGCATCGATGCGGAGCTGACTATAGTGCTCTCAAGCATCTCCTTCGCGTGCAAACAGATCGCATCGCTGCTCCAGCGGTCAAGCATCGTCAACCTCACCGGAGCTCAGGGAACCATCAACGTCCAAGGGGAAGATCAGAAGAAGCTCGACGTCGTGTCCAATGAG GTGTTCTGCAATTGCTTAAGGTCGAGTGGAAGGACGGGGATCATAGCATCGGAGGAGGAAGATGTACCCGTCGCTGTAGAAGAGACCTACTCAGGAAACTACATCGTCGTCTTTGACCCTATTGATGGATCCGCCAATATCGACACCGCATTGACCACAGGATCCATCTTCGGCATTTACGGCCCAGACGAGCAATGCCTCATCGCCGATGAGGACGAGTCGCTGCCCACG CTCGACCAAGCTAAAGAGAGGTGCATCATCAGCGTCTGCCAACCAGGCAGCAACTTGCTGGCAGCCGGTTATTGCCTCTACTCCAGCTCGGTAGTCTTCACGCTCTCGATAGGGAACGGGGTGTATGCTTTCACTTTAGATCCTGCATACGGTGAATTCGTGCTGACACATGAGGACATCAAGATACCGAAAACAGGTAAAATCTTCTCGTTCAATGAGGGGAACTCCGACCTGTGGGATGGGAAATTGAAGAGCTACCTCAACCATCTCAGGCAGCCGGGCTCCAATGGCAAGCCCTACTCTGGCCGTTACATCGGATGCCTTGTCGGAGAGATCCATCGGATGCTGCTGGTTGGTGGAATATATGGGAACCCCAAGAACAGTAATGCTAAGAATGGGAATCTGAGGCTTTTGTATGAGTGTGCACCAATGAGCTATCTGGTTGAACAAGCCGGAGGAAAAGCAACTGATGGTATCCAGAGAATACTCGACATCAAACCAGAAAAG ATCCACCAGCGGACACCGATATTCATTGGAAGCCCAGATGAAGTGGACAAATTGCAGAAATACTTGGCTTGA